From one Streptomyces sp. NBC_01478 genomic stretch:
- a CDS encoding MaoC family dehydratase, producing the protein MTAKIAYDDVEVGTELPAQTFPVTRAALVQYAGASGDFNPIHWNEKFAKEVGLPDVIAHGMFTMAEAIRVVTDWAGDPGAVVEYGVRFTKPVVVPNDDQGATVEVSAKVAVKLDDNTVRVDLVATSAGQKVLGMSRAVVRLA; encoded by the coding sequence ATGACGGCGAAGATCGCGTACGACGACGTCGAGGTCGGCACCGAGCTGCCGGCGCAGACCTTCCCCGTGACCCGCGCCGCCCTCGTCCAGTACGCGGGCGCCTCCGGGGACTTCAACCCGATCCACTGGAACGAGAAGTTCGCCAAGGAGGTCGGACTCCCGGACGTCATCGCGCACGGCATGTTCACCATGGCCGAGGCGATCCGCGTGGTCACTGACTGGGCCGGTGACCCGGGCGCGGTCGTCGAGTACGGCGTCCGCTTCACCAAGCCGGTCGTCGTCCCGAACGACGACCAGGGCGCGACCGTCGAGGTCAGCGCCAAGGTCGCGGTCAAGCTCGACGACAACACGGTCCGCGTGGACCTGGTGGCGACGAGCGCCGGCCAGAAGGTGCTCGGGATGTCACGAGCGGTCGTACGACTGGCGTGA
- a CDS encoding TetR/AcrR family transcriptional regulator has protein sequence MVRMSAEERRESVVRAAIAEFAQRGYYGTSTEAIAKRVGVSQPYLFRLFPGKKAMFAAAALRCVDDVCRVMEESSKGLEGEEALHAMANGYVRLITEHPEKLQMQMQTYITVAAAEAEGDHEFGEAVRKGWLKLWDVVHLPLGADVDQTTTFLAYGMLINTLAAMGFPPEHRVWEGLYPEARVTGRLEKS, from the coding sequence ATGGTCAGGATGAGCGCAGAAGAGAGGCGCGAGAGCGTCGTCCGCGCGGCGATCGCCGAGTTCGCGCAGCGGGGGTACTACGGCACCTCCACGGAGGCGATCGCCAAGCGCGTCGGTGTCTCGCAGCCGTATCTCTTCCGGCTCTTCCCGGGCAAGAAGGCGATGTTCGCGGCGGCCGCGCTCAGGTGTGTCGATGACGTGTGCCGGGTCATGGAGGAGTCGTCCAAGGGGCTGGAGGGCGAAGAGGCCCTGCATGCCATGGCCAATGGCTATGTGCGGCTCATCACGGAGCACCCCGAGAAGCTCCAGATGCAGATGCAGACGTACATCACGGTGGCCGCCGCCGAGGCGGAGGGCGACCACGAGTTCGGCGAGGCCGTACGGAAGGGCTGGCTGAAGCTCTGGGACGTCGTGCATCTGCCCCTGGGGGCGGATGTGGACCAGACCACGACCTTCCTGGCGTACGGAATGCTGATCAACACCCTTGCGGCCATGGGTTTTCCGCCGGAGCACCGGGTCTGGGAGGGGTTGTACCCGGAGGCCCGTGTCACCGGTCGGCTGGAGAAGTCGTAG
- a CDS encoding DHA2 family efflux MFS transporter permease subunit — protein sequence MSKPTERRGGMVWALVITSVAGFMAALDNLVVTTALPSIRKDLGGALGDLEWTVSAYTLTFAVLLMFGAALGDRFGRRRLFLVGITVFTVASAAAAMAPGIDSLIAARAVQGVGAAIMMPLTLTLLTAAVPAAKRGMAYGIWGAVNGLAVASGPLIGGSLTEHISWHWIFWLNVPLGLALLPLARLRLSESHGTGAPLDFPGTLLASGGLFGIVYGLVRGPADGWTSSLVLTGLFAGSALFAGFVIYSVNAKNPMLPMRLFRSRAFSGINAASLLMFLGMFGSIFLLSQYMQGVLGYSPTEAGLRMLPWTGMPMLVAPIAGILSDRIGGRPVVAAGLFLQAAGLGYMSYVVTTDVSYGAQLPGLILSGIGMALFFAPASNLVMSSVLPQEQGIASGANNALREVGGALGIAVMASIFSAQGGYQTAQTFVDGLKPALVTGAAVVALAGVATLLIPTRRRAAELAAESAESAERAEPAGAAASDPVLENAGR from the coding sequence ATGTCAAAGCCAACGGAACGCCGCGGGGGAATGGTCTGGGCCCTCGTCATCACCAGCGTCGCCGGATTCATGGCGGCCCTGGACAACCTCGTCGTCACCACCGCCCTGCCGTCCATCCGCAAGGACCTCGGAGGCGCGCTGGGCGACCTGGAATGGACCGTGAGCGCCTACACGCTCACCTTCGCCGTCCTGCTGATGTTCGGCGCTGCGCTCGGCGACCGGTTCGGCCGCAGGCGGCTCTTCCTGGTCGGCATCACCGTCTTCACCGTCGCCTCGGCCGCCGCGGCCATGGCGCCCGGAATCGACTCCCTCATCGCGGCCCGCGCGGTCCAGGGCGTCGGCGCGGCGATCATGATGCCGCTGACACTGACCCTGCTGACGGCGGCCGTACCCGCCGCCAAGCGCGGGATGGCGTACGGCATATGGGGCGCGGTGAACGGACTCGCCGTCGCCTCCGGACCGCTCATCGGCGGCAGCCTCACCGAGCACATCTCCTGGCACTGGATCTTCTGGCTGAACGTCCCGCTGGGCCTGGCCCTGCTCCCGCTCGCCCGCCTGCGCCTGTCCGAGTCCCACGGCACCGGTGCCCCGCTCGACTTCCCCGGCACCCTGCTCGCCAGCGGCGGCCTCTTCGGCATCGTCTACGGCCTGGTCCGCGGGCCCGCCGACGGCTGGACCAGCTCGCTCGTCCTCACCGGGCTGTTCGCGGGGAGCGCGCTGTTCGCCGGGTTCGTCATCTACAGCGTCAACGCCAAGAACCCCATGCTCCCGATGCGGCTGTTCCGCTCCCGCGCCTTCTCCGGGATCAACGCCGCGAGCCTGCTGATGTTCCTCGGGATGTTCGGGTCGATCTTCCTGCTCAGCCAGTACATGCAGGGCGTCCTCGGCTACTCGCCCACCGAGGCGGGCCTGCGGATGCTCCCCTGGACCGGCATGCCGATGCTCGTCGCCCCCATCGCCGGCATCCTCTCCGACCGCATCGGCGGCCGCCCGGTCGTCGCCGCGGGCCTCTTCCTCCAGGCGGCAGGCCTCGGCTACATGTCCTACGTCGTCACCACCGACGTCTCCTACGGCGCCCAACTGCCCGGCCTGATCCTCAGCGGCATCGGCATGGCCCTGTTCTTCGCGCCGGCCTCCAACCTGGTCATGTCCAGCGTCCTCCCCCAGGAGCAGGGCATCGCCTCCGGCGCCAACAACGCGCTCCGCGAGGTGGGCGGCGCGCTCGGCATCGCCGTCATGGCGTCGATCTTCTCGGCCCAGGGCGGCTACCAGACCGCACAGACCTTCGTCGACGGCCTGAAGCCCGCGCTGGTCACCGGCGCGGCGGTGGTCGCCCTCGCAGGGGTCGCGACGCTGCTGATCCCGACCCGGCGGCGGGCGGCGGAGCTCGCGGCGGAGTCCGCCGAGTCGGCGGAGCGTGCGGAGCCGGCCGGGGCCGCCGCGTCCGACCCGGTACTGGAGAACGCCGGTCGCTGA
- a CDS encoding UDP-N-acetylmuramate dehydrogenase, producing the protein MQELHDAPLAPLTTFRLGGPAARLITAGTDAEVIDAVREADDAGTPLLVIGGGSNLVIGDKGFEGTALRIATRGFELEGTRLELAAGEVWADAVARTVEAGLAGVECLAGIPGSAGATPIQNVGAYGQEVSATITEVVAYDRTTRETVTLTNEECAFSYRHSRFKAEPERYVVLRVRFELEDADGLSAPVKYAETARVLGVEPGDRVPLAQARETVLALRAGKGMVLDPEDHDTWSAGSFFTNPILTDAQFTAFHARVEERLGEGVEPPAYPAGEGHTKTSAAWLIDKAGFTKGYGSGPARISTKHTLALTNRGEATTADLLALAREVVAGVHDAFGVTLVNEPVTVGVSLDSQ; encoded by the coding sequence GTGCAGGAACTCCACGACGCTCCCCTCGCCCCCCTCACCACCTTCCGGCTGGGCGGTCCCGCGGCCCGGTTGATCACCGCCGGCACCGACGCCGAGGTGATCGACGCCGTGCGCGAGGCCGATGACGCCGGGACGCCGTTGCTGGTCATCGGGGGCGGGTCGAACCTCGTCATCGGGGACAAGGGGTTCGAGGGCACGGCCCTGCGCATCGCCACCCGCGGGTTTGAACTCGAAGGCACGCGGCTGGAGTTGGCGGCCGGTGAGGTGTGGGCCGACGCCGTCGCCCGCACCGTGGAGGCCGGTCTCGCCGGTGTGGAGTGCCTCGCCGGGATTCCCGGGTCGGCCGGTGCGACCCCGATCCAGAACGTCGGGGCGTACGGCCAGGAGGTCTCCGCCACCATCACCGAGGTCGTCGCCTACGACCGCACCACCCGCGAGACGGTCACGCTCACCAACGAGGAGTGCGCCTTCTCCTACCGGCACAGCCGGTTCAAGGCCGAGCCCGAGCGGTATGTCGTGCTGCGCGTTCGCTTTGAACTGGAGGACGCAGATGGGCTGTCCGCGCCCGTGAAGTACGCCGAGACGGCCCGCGTCCTCGGCGTCGAACCCGGTGATCGGGTGCCGTTGGCGCAGGCCCGGGAGACCGTGCTCGCGTTGCGTGCCGGGAAGGGCATGGTGCTTGATCCCGAGGATCATGACACCTGGTCGGCCGGTTCCTTCTTCACCAATCCGATCCTCACCGACGCGCAGTTCACCGCGTTCCACGCGCGCGTGGAGGAGCGTCTCGGGGAGGGTGTGGAGCCGCCCGCGTACCCGGCGGGGGAGGGGCACACCAAGACCTCCGCCGCTTGGCTGATCGACAAGGCCGGCTTCACCAAGGGGTACGGCAGCGGGCCCGCCCGGATCTCCACCAAGCACACCCTCGCCCTCACCAACCGGGGCGAGGCGACCACGGCCGACCTGCTCGCCCTCGCGCGTGAGGTCGTCGCCGGGGTTCACGACGCCTTCGGGGTCACGCTCGTCAACGAACCGGTGACCGTCGGCGTCAGCCTCGACAGCCAGTAA
- a CDS encoding NAD(P)-dependent oxidoreductase: MKLTVFGATGGIGQEIVRQALASGHEVTAVVRDPARLTVRGAGLEVFRADLTDPEAVRPAVAGRDAVLSGLGARSRKDAGVATRLTRTVLAAMEAEGVRRVLVVSAGPIGPAPEGAGFLDRTARGLISALLKDVYDDLREMEAALAASATDWTSVRPPRLQNKPLTGTYRTVVGGFPDKGRFIGRADVAHAMLAMTDEPRTVKQGVGLAY, encoded by the coding sequence ATGAAGCTCACCGTTTTCGGTGCCACTGGAGGCATCGGCCAGGAGATCGTCCGCCAGGCGCTGGCCTCGGGCCACGAGGTCACGGCGGTCGTACGGGACCCGGCGCGGCTGACCGTGCGGGGCGCGGGCCTTGAGGTGTTCCGCGCGGACCTCACCGACCCGGAGGCGGTACGCCCGGCGGTCGCGGGCCGGGACGCGGTCCTGTCCGGGCTCGGTGCCCGCAGCCGCAAGGACGCGGGGGTCGCGACCCGGCTCACGCGTACGGTCCTGGCGGCCATGGAGGCGGAGGGGGTGCGCCGGGTGCTGGTGGTGAGCGCCGGTCCGATCGGCCCGGCCCCGGAGGGCGCCGGGTTCCTCGACCGCACCGCGCGCGGGCTGATCTCGGCCCTTCTGAAGGACGTCTACGACGACCTGCGGGAGATGGAGGCGGCCCTCGCCGCCAGCGCCACGGACTGGACGAGCGTCCGCCCGCCACGCCTGCAGAACAAGCCGCTGACCGGCACGTACCGCACGGTCGTGGGCGGCTTCCCGGACAAGGGCCGCTTCATCGGCCGCGCCGATGTCGCCCACGCGATGCTGGCGATGACGGACGAACCGCGGACAGTGAAGCAGGGGGTAGGGCTGGCCTATTGA